The genomic interval CTCTAGTTTATCCATAAACTCCTCCCATCAATCTATCGTACTGAGTTAAATCAATTTCAAATTCAGTTATTTTAGGAATATAATCCTTTAATTTTAAAGAATCATATATTTTAGAGGGCTCTAGTTTAGCTCTGTATGATACCTTAAAAGATTCTATATCTTGGATCCCTTTAGAAGTGTTCTCTTCTAAAGCTGCGATAGCCACTTCTAGAGAGTCTTTTATTAAAAATTCTCCTAGAAGTGATAATAATTTTCGTTTTTCATCATAGGTTGTTTTACTTTTAAAAAAAGCTGTGAAACTCTGAGGTAATTCATCGAAAAGTTCTGTATTTTCAAAGGATCTAGGTTTGTTTTTTAATACTTCAATCCATTCTTTCCAATTAGTATACCTAATATGTTTTGAGTATGATCGTTTATGTTTGGTTAGTAAATTGTATTTTTCATCTAAGATTTCGATGTGATCATAATAATATTTTATCCAAACTTCTTGATTTTTTAACCTTGGAAGAACTGAATAAATATTGTTTTTAAAATTTACATATCCCATTTTATTAGTTTTTGCCTTTAAAATTTTAAATACTTCATATGAATTTCTATTTAAAGGTAGAAATTCATTTATTTCTTCTTGAAACAATGTAAATATCTCACTTTGTTTCAGGTAATGAACTCTTTTAGAGTCTTCATCACATTGAAAAAGCAGATTAATATTAAACTCATTTAAATCTTTAATTTCAGGGATAGGGACAAAGAAATTCCTTCTAAAATATCCGACTTTATTCTCTACACTACCTTTTTCATTCCCGCTTGAAGG from Psychrilyobacter piezotolerans carries:
- the istA gene encoding IS21 family transposase translates to MLPMINKYNIKTMYELQGKSLRAISEETGHSFRTVKKYATMEDFNVKLKPRVYSSKLDPFKETIFTWLKNDLDKPLKQRHTARKIYDRLKNEFIEECDVSYKTIANFVSKARKTINNPETHGMTYLKHSHGEAQLDFGATTYIHSGELVKGYHLVITFPYSNHGYVQLFPAQNQEALFAGMKNIFEYIGKVPKEIWFDNMSTAVIEIKKNGKRTLTDDFYRFAAHYGFQAKFCNPSSGNEKGSVENKVGYFRRNFFVPIPEIKDLNEFNINLLFQCDEDSKRVHYLKQSEIFTLFQEEINEFLPLNRNSYEVFKILKAKTNKMGYVNFKNNIYSVLPRLKNQEVWIKYYYDHIEILDEKYNLLTKHKRSYSKHIRYTNWKEWIEVLKNKPRSFENTELFDELPQSFTAFFKSKTTYDEKRKLLSLLGEFLIKDSLEVAIAALEENTSKGIQDIESFKVSYRAKLEPSKIYDSLKLKDYIPKITEFEIDLTQYDRLMGGVYG